In the genome of Palaemon carinicauda isolate YSFRI2023 chromosome 13, ASM3689809v2, whole genome shotgun sequence, one region contains:
- the LOC137651897 gene encoding uncharacterized protein, which yields MKHPWLSALLFLGLSLVVRSKEAETNHLQDIQHSKGRAATEIANAVVDKVGQVTNTVTGVVAGTPLADPFSAFLLFIGNILGFFNNVDVNNANLGPLDLANLDLANLGVGTAGTAAGGAAAFAAAAIAALSSFKTALLSVGVKGLEIANFVLAIIGLALLGAYLYVNEGDITGVFAETGYASGTGYGDYEEYPFDSYSSYVSSARSLLDTPMAHRLAKAVQDAITKYEEDDEEEEAAAA from the exons ATGAAGCACCCGTGGTTGAGCGCACTGCTATTTCTTGGACTATCATTGGTCGTCAGATCGAAAGAAGCGGAGACCAATCACTTACAGGATATACAGCACTCCAAGGGG AGAGCTGCAACTGAGATAGCTAACGCCGTAGTAGACAAAGTCGGTCAGGTCACTAACACCGTCACAGGAGTTGTGGCTGGAACACCACTTGCTGACCCCTTCAGCGCTTTTCTACTCTTCATCGGTAACATCTTGGGATTCTTCAATAACGTCGATGTCAACAATGCTAACCTTGGCCCTCTGGATTTGGCCAACCTTGACTTGGCTAACCTGGGTGTAGGAACAGCTGGTACAGCCGCAGGAGGGGCAGCAGCCTTTGCTGCCGCTGCCATAGCTGCACTCTCGAGCTTCAAGACTGCCCTCCTCTCTGTGGGTGTGAAGGGTCTTGAGATCGCCAACTTCGTCCTGGCTATCATCGGTCTGGCTCTTCTTGGAG CTTACTTATACGTCAACGAAGGAGACATCACGGGAGTCTTTGCAGAGACCGGCTACGCCAGTGGGACCGGCTACGGTGATTATGAGGAATACCCATTTGACTCCTACAGCTCTTACGTCAGCTCTGCCCGTTCCCTCCTCGATACTCCCATGGCTCATCGTTTGGCAAAAGCTGTCCAAGATGCCATCACCAAATACGAAGAAGACGATGaggaagaagaagcagcagcagcataa